The following are encoded in a window of Pseudomonas sp. St316 genomic DNA:
- a CDS encoding alpha/beta hydrolase, which translates to MSQQIFFAHANGFPSATYGKLFAALAPQYQVAHLELHGHDPRFPVDDNWHNLVDELIHHLEQQPAPVWGVGHSLGGVLHLHAALRCPELYRGVVMLDSPVLTRTDQWVILAAKRLGFIDRLTPAGRTLGRREEFADLASARQYFAGKTLFRGFDPDCFDAYLQHGLQQVGDRLRLRFDPATEISIYRGVPHTSPGRPRKLKVPLAVVRGRQSRVVMRHHTRSVGRMLHGESLSMPGGHMFPLERPQDTANLLKNLFQRWEGRSA; encoded by the coding sequence ATGTCGCAACAGATTTTTTTCGCCCACGCCAATGGTTTTCCCTCGGCCACCTACGGCAAGCTGTTCGCCGCGCTGGCGCCGCAGTACCAGGTGGCGCATCTGGAATTGCACGGCCATGACCCACGTTTCCCGGTGGACGATAACTGGCACAACCTGGTGGATGAACTGATCCATCACCTGGAGCAGCAACCGGCGCCGGTGTGGGGCGTGGGTCACTCCCTGGGCGGCGTGCTGCACCTGCACGCGGCGTTGCGCTGCCCCGAGTTGTATCGCGGCGTGGTCATGCTCGATTCACCGGTGCTGACCCGTACCGACCAGTGGGTGATCCTGGCCGCCAAGCGCTTGGGGTTCATCGACCGCCTGACCCCGGCGGGGCGGACCCTGGGACGGCGTGAGGAGTTCGCCGACCTGGCGTCGGCCCGGCAGTATTTTGCCGGCAAGACATTGTTCCGCGGTTTTGACCCGGATTGCTTCGACGCCTACCTGCAACACGGCCTGCAACAAGTCGGCGACCGGCTGCGGCTGCGCTTCGACCCGGCCACCGAAATCAGCATTTACCGCGGCGTGCCGCACACCAGCCCAGGGCGTCCGCGCAAGCTCAAGGTGCCGCTGGCGGTGGTGCGTGGCCGGCAGAGTCGCGTGGTGATGCGTCATCACACCCGTTCGGTGGGGCGTATGCTTCATGGCGAATCCCTGAGCATGCCCGGCGGCCATATGTTTCCCCTCGAACGTCCACAGGACACGGCCAACCTGCTCAAGAACCTCTTCCAGCGTTGGGAAGGGCGCAGCGCATGA
- a CDS encoding DUF4389 domain-containing protein, which yields MNDPQGQPQYESILLRVLWMVIYLLVWQVAQFILGAVVLVQLIYRLIYGAPSASLMNFGDSLSQFLAQIGRFGTFHSDQKPWPFADWPTPRTPEGEAPHTVPPAPHPVRDEEPKL from the coding sequence ATGAACGATCCTCAAGGGCAACCCCAATACGAATCCATCCTGCTGCGTGTGCTGTGGATGGTGATTTACCTGCTGGTCTGGCAGGTGGCGCAATTCATTCTCGGCGCCGTGGTGCTGGTGCAGTTGATCTATCGGCTGATCTACGGCGCACCCAGTGCCAGCCTGATGAATTTCGGCGACAGCCTGAGCCAGTTCCTGGCCCAGATTGGCCGTTTCGGCACCTTTCACAGCGATCAGAAACCCTGGCCGTTCGCGGACTGGCCGACCCCACGCACCCCTGAAGGTGAAGCCCCGCACACCGTGCCGCCGGCCCCGCATCCCGTCCGGGACGAGGAACCGAAGCTATGA
- a CDS encoding AI-2E family transporter produces MLNNDRLLVQILLLVLFGASLWVMAPFWSALFWGAVLAFASWPLMRLLTRWVNGRESLAAALLTVGWMLLVAVPLVWLGFNLADHVRDATAFIKDVQVDGLPEAPDWLAGVPLVGGRLVGIWNSIDQQGAAMMASIKPYLGQVGNWLLARSAQIGGGIVELTLSIVFVFFFYRDGPRLAVFVHGLLERLIGDRAGYYIELVAGTVQRVVNGVIGTAAAQAVLALIGFLIAGVPGALVLGIVTFLLSLIPMGPPLVWIPATAWLAWKGEYGMAVFLGIWGTFIISGVDNVLKPYLISRGGNLPLVIVLLGVFGGLIAFGFIGLFIGPTLLAVAYSLLTDWSKSQAR; encoded by the coding sequence ATGCTCAATAACGATCGGCTGTTGGTGCAGATCCTGCTCCTGGTGTTGTTCGGCGCAAGCCTCTGGGTCATGGCGCCGTTCTGGTCGGCGCTGTTCTGGGGGGCGGTGCTGGCTTTCGCCAGTTGGCCGCTGATGCGCCTGCTGACCCGCTGGGTCAATGGCCGCGAATCCCTGGCGGCGGCGTTGCTGACGGTGGGCTGGATGCTGCTGGTGGCGGTGCCGCTGGTGTGGCTGGGTTTCAATCTGGCCGACCATGTACGCGATGCCACGGCGTTCATCAAGGACGTGCAGGTCGACGGCCTTCCCGAAGCGCCCGATTGGCTGGCCGGGGTGCCACTGGTGGGCGGGCGACTGGTCGGCATCTGGAACAGCATCGACCAACAGGGTGCGGCAATGATGGCGTCGATCAAGCCGTACCTGGGGCAAGTCGGCAACTGGCTGTTGGCGCGCAGTGCGCAGATTGGCGGTGGCATAGTCGAACTGACCCTGAGCATCGTGTTCGTGTTCTTTTTCTATCGCGACGGCCCGCGCCTGGCGGTGTTCGTCCACGGATTGCTGGAGCGTCTGATCGGCGACCGTGCCGGTTACTACATCGAGCTGGTGGCCGGTACGGTGCAACGGGTGGTCAACGGCGTGATTGGCACCGCGGCGGCCCAGGCCGTGCTGGCGCTGATTGGCTTTCTGATCGCCGGGGTCCCGGGGGCGCTGGTACTGGGTATCGTCACCTTCCTGTTGAGCCTGATACCCATGGGACCACCGCTGGTGTGGATTCCTGCCACGGCGTGGCTGGCGTGGAAGGGTGAGTACGGGATGGCGGTGTTCCTCGGCATTTGGGGCACGTTCATCATCAGCGGCGTGGACAACGTGCTCAAGCCCTACCTGATCAGCCGTGGCGGAAACCTGCCCCTGGTCATCGTGCTGCTGGGGGTGTTCGGCGGGTTGATCGCCTTCGGTTTCATCGGCCTGTTTATCGGCCCGACCCTGCTGGCGGTGGCGTATAGCCTGTTGACGGACTGGAGCAAAAGCCAGGCGCGATAG
- a CDS encoding ATP-binding protein yields the protein MQLRLDSLFGRLFGVLLLAIVLAHLLAFAWFSVYDKPPPPGSPPGFSQHGDAPPPFGPPPGRAKRPWFGGPLVPLTFQFVFLIVAAWYGAKLLTRPIQRLSDAAERLSENLDSPPLDENGPREARQAAHTFNLMQQRIREQVQQRSRMLGAVSHDLRTPLSRLKLRLEQIDDIKLQGQMRQDLDDMIGMLDATLTYLHEQRTSEALQWMDVQALVESLSENAQDQGADVQVSGTCAPLQVQPMALRSCLNNLIDNALRYAGHALISLEDQHKQVLIRVIDHGPGIATDKREAVFEPFFRLEGSRNRNSGGVGLGMTIAREATERLGGQLTLEETSGGGLTAVISLPRA from the coding sequence ATGCAACTGCGCCTCGACTCCCTGTTCGGCCGCCTGTTTGGCGTGCTGTTGCTGGCGATTGTCCTGGCGCATCTGTTGGCCTTTGCCTGGTTCTCCGTCTACGACAAGCCACCACCTCCCGGGTCACCGCCCGGTTTTTCCCAGCATGGCGACGCACCCCCGCCCTTCGGTCCACCGCCCGGGCGTGCGAAACGCCCGTGGTTCGGCGGCCCGTTGGTGCCGCTGACCTTTCAATTCGTGTTCCTGATCGTCGCGGCCTGGTACGGCGCCAAGCTGCTGACCCGCCCCATCCAGCGCCTGAGCGATGCGGCCGAGCGCCTGAGCGAAAACCTCGACAGCCCGCCGCTGGATGAAAACGGCCCCCGTGAAGCGCGACAGGCGGCCCATACGTTCAACCTGATGCAGCAACGGATTCGCGAGCAGGTGCAGCAGCGTTCCCGCATGCTCGGCGCGGTGTCCCATGACCTGCGCACGCCGCTTTCGCGGCTCAAGCTGCGCCTGGAGCAGATCGATGACATCAAGCTGCAAGGCCAGATGCGCCAGGACCTGGACGATATGATCGGCATGCTCGATGCCACCCTCACCTACTTGCACGAACAGCGCACCAGTGAAGCGCTGCAATGGATGGACGTGCAGGCCTTGGTGGAATCGTTGAGCGAAAACGCCCAGGACCAGGGCGCCGATGTGCAGGTCAGCGGTACCTGCGCGCCGCTGCAGGTGCAACCGATGGCGCTGCGTTCGTGCCTCAACAACCTCATCGACAACGCCCTGCGCTACGCCGGCCATGCCTTGATCAGCCTGGAGGACCAACATAAGCAGGTGCTGATTCGAGTCATCGACCATGGTCCCGGTATTGCGACGGACAAACGCGAGGCGGTGTTCGAACCGTTCTTTCGCCTGGAAGGCTCGCGCAACCGCAACTCCGGCGGCGTCGGCCTGGGCATGACCATCGCCCGGGAAGCCACCGAACGCCTGGGCGGGCAATTGACCCTGGAAGAGACATCAGGGGGTGGGTTGACGGCGGTGATCAGCCTGCCTCGTGCCTGA
- the sixA gene encoding phosphohistidine phosphatase SixA yields the protein MKLWVLRHGEAEPYGARPDPERALTVHGREEVLRSAGRLMGEPLRAIYASPYVRAQQTAQLVREALGMEAELITVDWLTPETRPSEVLRHLEDQDDVLLVSHNPLVGSLLGFLQHGHLQQPEQVQTAGLAELEGDLLLAGAMKLKGIRHP from the coding sequence ATGAAATTGTGGGTATTGCGCCATGGTGAGGCTGAGCCGTACGGTGCCCGTCCCGATCCGGAGCGGGCCCTGACGGTTCACGGTCGTGAGGAAGTGTTGCGCAGTGCCGGTCGGTTGATGGGCGAGCCGTTGCGGGCCATCTACGCCAGCCCCTATGTGCGTGCCCAGCAGACCGCTCAACTGGTGCGTGAAGCACTGGGCATGGAAGCTGAACTGATCACCGTCGATTGGCTCACGCCAGAGACCCGGCCGAGCGAGGTGCTCAGACATCTGGAGGACCAGGACGATGTGCTGTTGGTCAGCCATAACCCCTTGGTGGGCAGCCTGCTGGGCTTTCTGCAGCATGGTCACCTGCAACAGCCCGAGCAAGTGCAAACCGCTGGCCTGGCCGAGCTGGAAGGCGACCTCCTGCTGGCCGGGGCGATGAAGCTCAAAGGGATCAGGCATCCCTGA
- a CDS encoding alpha/beta hydrolase, which translates to MSMVEEVRLSLPHIELAAHLFGPEDGLPVIALHGWLDNANSFARLAPRLEGLRVIALDMAGHGHSGHRPPGAGYALWDYAHDVLQVAEQLGLKRFALLGHSMGAIVSLVLAGSLPERVTHLGLIDGVIPPTAKGDNAAERMGMALQAQLDLQQKRKPVYKTLERAIEARMKGLVAVNREAAELLAQRGLMPVPGGYTWRTDNRLTLPSPLRLTDEQAMAFVARVGCPAHLVVAADGMLAQHPELLERLPFSHEQLPGGHHLHLNDEVGAALVADCFNRFFTVP; encoded by the coding sequence ATGAGTATGGTCGAGGAGGTCCGCCTGAGCCTGCCGCACATCGAACTGGCGGCCCACCTGTTCGGGCCGGAAGATGGGCTACCGGTGATTGCCCTGCATGGTTGGCTGGACAACGCCAACAGCTTCGCTCGCCTGGCGCCCAGGCTCGAAGGTCTGCGGGTGATTGCCCTGGACATGGCCGGCCACGGTCACTCCGGGCATCGGCCGCCCGGTGCCGGTTATGCCCTCTGGGACTACGCCCACGATGTGCTGCAAGTCGCCGAACAACTGGGCTTGAAGCGTTTCGCCCTGTTGGGACATTCCATGGGTGCCATTGTTTCACTGGTGCTGGCCGGTTCCCTGCCGGAGCGGGTGACGCACCTGGGGTTGATCGACGGGGTGATTCCTCCTACAGCCAAAGGCGATAACGCGGCCGAGCGCATGGGCATGGCCCTGCAAGCCCAGTTGGATTTGCAACAAAAACGCAAGCCGGTCTACAAAACCCTGGAGCGGGCCATCGAAGCACGGATGAAAGGGCTGGTGGCGGTCAATCGCGAGGCCGCCGAATTGCTGGCCCAGCGCGGCCTGATGCCGGTGCCCGGGGGCTATACCTGGCGCACCGACAACCGCCTGACCTTGCCATCGCCTTTGCGCCTGACCGATGAACAGGCCATGGCGTTCGTTGCGCGGGTCGGTTGTCCGGCGCATCTGGTGGTGGCGGCGGACGGCATGCTTGCCCAACACCCGGAGTTGCTGGAGCGTCTACCCTTCAGTCATGAGCAGTTGCCCGGCGGCCATCATCTGCACCTGAACGACGAGGTCGGTGCCGCGCTTGTAGCAGACTGTTTCAATCGGTTCTTCACCGTTCCTTGA
- a CDS encoding TonB-dependent receptor, which translates to MSVGPSRPGSSLLLALIISPPVLGDDLFVDSQPLPQVLTATRLKQSPAAVPGSMTVLDSELIKASGARDISELLRLVPGMMVGNLSGNQAAVNYHGTNASEARRMQVLIDGRSVYRAGLATVDWSDIPVAMEDIERIEVFRGPNTVSYGANALMAVVNIITRAPADSHGTRLKITRGQRGISDWYASQGSGWDGGDLRLSLSGQEDDGFDSDRNGADYRDSRRLNRFNLSVSQTLDERQSIDWQLNAKDGTNQRPYTYRPVFAGITAAGDNSDVIAKDYAGSLRWNLDLDPNHSLYVQGSIQHWDRQQTWRACDAEVSFSPQLTDLWQLNPYYAEKLARNIPSYVSSGAPAGTPQEQALANQVLDQWRNGASQTLCGDIDQSARESRYDLEIQDTLSLSDSLRLVTGANYRYDRADSQTYFNGTLDDTTWRLFGQLEWRATEHWLLQGGAMFEDARLTGSSLTPRVAVNYLITPRHGLRAVYSEAVRSPDMFENNVNWSYQVTNLQPAAFGQNSARYFVRTRGPGNLEQEHMRSRELGYNGYFVDLGLAVDVKLFHDEITGMISEPLRNNQYIASNSNQSQFSGAETQFDWRVTSTDRLRLTYAYVDAQASNPLDEQLTARNSGSAGWLRDWGQGWNSALLYYAADALNGYRYERVDTRLARRIPLGKASLELAGVLQQRLDNQPTTFIDNRYDSRHVVYFSAELSF; encoded by the coding sequence GTGTCCGTTGGCCCTTCCCGTCCAGGCTCGTCCCTGCTATTGGCACTGATCATCAGTCCGCCAGTGCTGGGCGACGACCTGTTCGTGGACAGCCAGCCCCTGCCGCAGGTGCTGACGGCCACGCGCCTCAAGCAATCGCCAGCGGCAGTGCCAGGCAGCATGACCGTGCTCGACAGCGAGTTGATCAAGGCCAGCGGCGCCCGCGATATCAGCGAACTGCTGCGCCTGGTGCCGGGCATGATGGTCGGCAACCTCAGCGGCAACCAGGCTGCCGTGAACTACCATGGCACCAACGCCAGCGAAGCCCGCCGCATGCAAGTGCTGATCGACGGCCGCTCGGTGTACCGCGCCGGCCTGGCCACGGTGGACTGGAGCGATATTCCGGTGGCCATGGAAGACATCGAGCGGATCGAAGTCTTTCGCGGCCCCAACACCGTCAGTTATGGCGCCAACGCGCTGATGGCGGTGGTCAACATCATCACCCGCGCCCCGGCCGACAGCCACGGCACCCGGCTGAAAATCACCCGTGGTCAGCGCGGCATCAGCGACTGGTACGCCAGCCAGGGCAGCGGTTGGGACGGCGGCGATCTGCGGCTGTCGCTGTCCGGCCAGGAAGACGATGGCTTTGACAGCGACCGCAACGGCGCCGATTACCGCGACAGCCGCCGCCTGAACCGCTTCAACCTGTCCGTCAGCCAGACCCTGGACGAGCGGCAGAGCATCGACTGGCAATTGAACGCCAAGGATGGGACCAACCAGCGGCCTTATACCTACCGTCCCGTGTTTGCCGGGATTACCGCCGCTGGGGATAACTCCGACGTCATCGCCAAGGACTACGCCGGTTCGCTGCGCTGGAACCTGGACCTGGACCCCAACCACAGTCTTTATGTACAGGGCTCGATCCAGCACTGGGACCGCCAGCAGACCTGGCGCGCCTGCGACGCCGAGGTGTCCTTCAGCCCGCAATTGACCGACCTGTGGCAGCTCAACCCCTACTATGCCGAGAAGCTGGCACGCAATATCCCCAGCTACGTCAGCAGCGGCGCGCCAGCCGGCACGCCACAGGAGCAGGCGTTGGCCAATCAGGTGCTCGACCAGTGGCGCAACGGCGCCTCGCAAACCCTGTGCGGCGACATCGACCAGAGTGCCCGGGAATCGCGCTACGATCTGGAGATCCAGGACACCCTGAGCCTGTCCGACAGTCTGCGACTGGTCACCGGCGCCAACTATCGCTACGACCGGGCCGACTCGCAGACATACTTCAACGGCACCCTGGACGACACCACCTGGCGCCTGTTCGGCCAGCTCGAATGGCGGGCCACCGAGCATTGGTTGTTGCAGGGCGGTGCGATGTTCGAAGACGCCCGCCTGACCGGCAGTTCGCTGACCCCACGGGTCGCGGTCAACTACCTGATCACCCCGCGCCACGGCCTGCGGGCGGTGTACTCCGAAGCCGTGCGTTCTCCGGACATGTTCGAGAACAACGTCAACTGGAGCTATCAGGTCACCAACCTGCAACCCGCCGCCTTCGGCCAGAACAGTGCCCGTTACTTCGTCCGGACCCGCGGCCCAGGCAACCTGGAACAAGAGCACATGCGCTCCCGGGAACTGGGCTACAACGGTTATTTCGTGGACCTGGGGCTGGCGGTCGACGTGAAACTGTTCCATGACGAAATCACCGGCATGATCAGTGAACCGTTGCGCAACAATCAGTACATCGCCAGCAACAGCAACCAATCGCAATTCTCCGGGGCTGAAACCCAGTTCGACTGGCGCGTGACCAGCACCGACCGCCTGCGCCTGACCTATGCCTATGTCGACGCCCAGGCCAGCAACCCCCTCGACGAACAACTGACCGCCCGCAACAGCGGTTCGGCCGGCTGGCTACGGGACTGGGGCCAAGGCTGGAACAGCGCGCTGCTCTATTACGCGGCCGACGCCCTCAATGGCTATCGCTACGAACGGGTGGACACCCGCCTCGCCCGGCGCATTCCCCTGGGCAAGGCCAGCCTGGAACTGGCGGGAGTCCTGCAGCAGCGCCTGGACAACCAGCCCACTACCTTTATCGACAACCGCTACGACTCCCGCCATGTCGTGTATTTCAGCGCGGAGTTGTCTTTCTAG
- a CDS encoding ABC transporter substrate-binding protein has product MSRRPARKTPFHGRLTLALCLVFAGWLATLEARGAEILLTGAEDSPGVQSFTQALKTLRPEDSVQFTPLANLPAPDKLPGNVRLVLLDLPSLDWRLQDAQGPATLVLRISRQQARDRLGEATPAHLSLLWSDPPMARQLRLIRTILPQVRRVGVLYDTHSEFLLKDIHQAAAPLGLTIVSERWDDTNDSRPLQNLLGQSDVLLGLDDPDLYNPKTVKNLLLSSYARQRALIGPSAAFVKAGSLASTYSDQEDWLAILDELLDRPATTWPRTLYPDRFKVLGNRQVSRSLGIEPIDAESVAATLAEGEHRP; this is encoded by the coding sequence ATGTCCCGACGCCCAGCCCGCAAGACGCCATTTCATGGCCGCCTGACGCTAGCGTTATGCCTGGTGTTTGCCGGTTGGCTGGCGACCCTCGAGGCCCGGGGCGCCGAGATCCTGCTGACCGGCGCCGAGGACAGCCCCGGCGTGCAATCTTTCACCCAGGCCCTGAAAACCCTGCGCCCTGAAGACAGCGTGCAGTTTACGCCGCTGGCCAACCTGCCGGCGCCAGACAAGCTGCCAGGCAATGTCCGCCTGGTCCTGCTTGACCTGCCCAGCCTCGACTGGCGCCTGCAAGACGCCCAGGGGCCGGCCACCCTGGTGCTGCGCATCAGCCGCCAGCAAGCCCGCGATCGCCTGGGCGAAGCAACGCCTGCGCACCTGAGTCTGCTGTGGAGCGATCCACCGATGGCGCGGCAATTGCGACTGATCCGCACCATCTTGCCGCAAGTGCGACGGGTCGGCGTGCTTTACGACACCCACAGTGAATTCCTGCTCAAGGACATTCACCAGGCCGCGGCACCGCTGGGCCTGACCATCGTCAGCGAACGCTGGGACGACACCAACGACAGCCGGCCCCTGCAAAATCTGCTGGGCCAGAGCGACGTGCTGCTGGGTCTGGATGACCCCGACTTGTACAACCCCAAGACCGTGAAGAATCTGTTGCTCAGCAGCTACGCCCGGCAACGCGCCCTGATCGGGCCCAGCGCCGCGTTCGTCAAGGCTGGCAGCCTGGCCAGCACCTATAGCGACCAAGAAGACTGGCTGGCGATTCTCGACGAGTTGCTCGACCGTCCCGCCACCACCTGGCCGCGCACGCTGTATCCGGACCGTTTCAAGGTCCTGGGCAACCGGCAGGTCTCCCGCTCACTGGGGATCGAACCGATTGACGCCGAATCCGTCGCGGCAACGCTGGCCGAAGGAGAACACCGCCCATGA
- a CDS encoding NAD(P)H-dependent glycerol-3-phosphate dehydrogenase, whose product MTEQRPIAVLGGGSFGTAVANLLAENGHPVRQWMRDPEQAEAIRVNRENPRYLKGIKIRPEVEPVTDLQATLEGSDLFFVALPSSALRSVLAPYAERLSGKLLVSLTKGIEAKTFKLMSEILEEIAPKARIGVISGPNLAREIAEHALTATVVASEDEALCQRVQAALHGRTFRVYASADRFGVELGGALKNVYAIIAGMAVALGMGENTKSMLITRALAEMTRFAVSQGANPMTFLGLAGVGDLIVTCSSPKSRNYQVGFALGQGLSLDEAVSRLGEVAEGVNTLKVLKAKSQEAGVYMPLVAGLHAILFEGRTLEQVIELLMRGEPKTDVDFISTSGFN is encoded by the coding sequence ATGACTGAACAGCGCCCGATTGCGGTCCTGGGGGGCGGGAGTTTCGGCACCGCCGTGGCTAACCTGCTGGCCGAGAATGGTCACCCGGTGCGCCAGTGGATGCGTGACCCGGAGCAGGCCGAGGCCATCCGGGTCAACCGCGAGAACCCGCGTTACCTCAAGGGCATCAAGATCCGCCCGGAAGTGGAACCGGTGACTGACTTGCAGGCCACCCTGGAGGGCAGCGACCTGTTCTTCGTCGCCTTGCCGTCCAGCGCCTTGCGTTCGGTGCTGGCGCCCTACGCAGAACGCTTGAGCGGCAAGCTGTTGGTGAGCCTGACCAAGGGCATTGAAGCCAAGACCTTCAAGCTGATGAGCGAGATTCTCGAAGAAATCGCGCCCAAGGCTCGGATCGGTGTGATCTCCGGACCGAACCTGGCGCGGGAAATCGCCGAGCATGCGCTGACCGCCACGGTGGTCGCCAGTGAGGATGAGGCGCTGTGCCAGCGGGTCCAGGCGGCACTGCATGGCCGTACCTTTCGGGTCTACGCCAGTGCCGACCGTTTTGGTGTGGAGCTGGGCGGGGCGTTGAAGAACGTCTATGCCATCATCGCCGGCATGGCGGTGGCGCTGGGCATGGGCGAGAACACCAAGAGCATGTTGATCACCCGTGCGCTGGCGGAAATGACCCGCTTTGCCGTCAGCCAGGGCGCCAATCCGATGACCTTCCTGGGGTTGGCCGGCGTGGGCGACCTGATCGTCACCTGTTCCTCGCCCAAGAGCCGCAACTACCAGGTCGGTTTTGCCCTCGGCCAAGGCTTGAGCCTCGACGAGGCCGTGTCGCGCCTGGGTGAAGTGGCCGAAGGGGTCAATACCCTCAAGGTGCTCAAGGCCAAGTCCCAGGAGGCGGGGGTGTACATGCCACTGGTCGCGGGGCTGCACGCGATCCTGTTCGAAGGGCGCACGCTTGAACAGGTGATCGAGCTGTTGATGCGTGGCGAACCTAAGACCGATGTCGATTTCATTTCCACCAGCGGTTTCAACTGA
- a CDS encoding DUF4892 domain-containing protein translates to MKLSVHSLVLLVLACFSPASFAVDVPGSRDLERVPRMPDAQIVDYRQTSDLERVYPMGSIRKISGQLRFDGQVDARGNVTSVTYELPPEHAATQAFTAAREALQKQGAELLFWCQARDCGESSLWANDVFGNAKLYGADNGQAFLLLRLAPPADNTLIALYAITRGNRKAYLHVEQFEANAPLGDLLPTSATLLRQLKDTGVLDLPRVAGEPDDTWLRLLSRALNLDTGLRVSIAGPRAEDWLEALAGQGVRAARMEAASGEAAGLHLELLR, encoded by the coding sequence ATGAAATTATCCGTTCACTCACTCGTCCTGCTGGTGCTGGCCTGCTTCAGCCCGGCGTCGTTCGCCGTCGACGTGCCAGGCAGTCGCGACCTGGAGCGGGTGCCGCGCATGCCTGACGCGCAGATTGTCGATTACCGGCAGACCAGCGACCTGGAACGTGTCTACCCCATGGGCTCGATCCGCAAGATCAGCGGCCAACTGCGCTTCGACGGCCAGGTCGATGCCCGTGGGAACGTCACGTCGGTCACCTACGAACTGCCGCCGGAACATGCCGCCACCCAGGCCTTTACCGCGGCGCGCGAAGCGTTGCAGAAACAGGGTGCCGAGCTGTTGTTCTGGTGCCAGGCCCGCGATTGCGGCGAAAGCAGCCTGTGGGCCAACGACGTCTTCGGCAACGCCAAGCTCTATGGTGCCGACAACGGCCAGGCCTTCCTGCTGCTGCGCCTGGCGCCACCGGCGGACAACACACTGATTGCGCTGTATGCCATCACCCGTGGCAATCGCAAGGCCTACCTGCATGTCGAGCAGTTCGAGGCGAACGCACCGCTGGGCGACCTGCTGCCGACGTCGGCCACGCTGCTGCGCCAGCTCAAGGACACTGGGGTCCTGGATTTACCGCGTGTTGCCGGTGAGCCGGACGACACCTGGTTGCGCCTGTTGTCCCGGGCACTGAACCTGGACACGGGCCTGCGGGTCAGTATCGCCGGGCCCCGGGCCGAGGACTGGCTTGAGGCGCTGGCGGGCCAGGGCGTCCGGGCGGCGCGCATGGAGGCCGCCAGCGGCGAGGCGGCGGGTTTGCACCTGGAGTTGCTGCGCTAA
- a CDS encoding hotdog fold thioesterase, with protein sequence MSLWRTTPNIEQLNAAGKNTISEVLDIRFESFDDESLTASMVVDHRTHQPFGLLHGGASVVLAETVGSMAAYLCVDASKFYCVGLEINANHLRGVRSGRVTATARMVHLGRTTQVWDIRLVNDEGKVNCVSRLTMAVVPVGEQPPAR encoded by the coding sequence ATGAGTCTGTGGCGCACCACCCCCAACATCGAGCAATTGAACGCTGCCGGTAAAAACACCATCAGCGAAGTGCTGGACATTCGTTTCGAGTCTTTCGACGACGAATCCCTGACCGCCAGCATGGTGGTCGATCATCGCACCCACCAGCCGTTCGGCCTGCTGCATGGCGGTGCTTCGGTGGTACTGGCCGAAACGGTCGGGTCCATGGCGGCCTATCTCTGTGTCGATGCCAGCAAGTTCTATTGCGTGGGCCTGGAAATCAATGCCAACCATCTGCGCGGTGTGCGCAGCGGACGGGTCACCGCCACGGCCCGGATGGTCCACCTGGGCCGCACCACCCAGGTCTGGGACATTCGCCTGGTCAATGACGAGGGCAAGGTCAACTGCGTGTCGCGCCTGACCATGGCCGTGGTGCCGGTGGGCGAGCAACCGCCGGCGCGTTGA